Proteins from a genomic interval of bacterium:
- a CDS encoding transaldolase family protein, with the protein MEEKNVLEKLAEINPQAEIWWDSSPLIYQSWVEEMLREAKEEDKEIMKRQFTRLYNSDKPEETLFRGVTTNPPLCLNVFKTHGDYWAEFVDGLIEKNPEIDKENLFWMTYKEIVKRGAQMYLGVFEKSNYKYGYISAQVDPREIYNEEKMLEQAKELASLSPNVMIKIPGSKEGYKIIKVLTSMGIATNNTLAFTIPQFLVCANAVKEGLEIAKKNGVDLTRWRSVITDMSARYGDLGGLAKKAEEKGIELSEADVRWAELAIFKKAYKLVKERNYPSKMLLCSMRISPPINGKPIASWHVEKLAGADIVYTCPPKYIKGLMKISDNIKFKDSIEEEPPKEELDKLLQVPYFEKAYAEDGLTPEEFNTHAAVLATAEEFSNATRGMVDFVNQRLEKKKTK; encoded by the coding sequence ATGGAGGAAAAGAACGTATTAGAAAAGTTAGCGGAGATAAATCCACAGGCTGAGATATGGTGGGATTCTTCACCGTTAATCTACCAGAGCTGGGTGGAAGAGATGCTCAGGGAGGCAAAAGAAGAAGATAAAGAAATAATGAAAAGACAATTTACCAGACTCTATAATTCTGACAAACCTGAGGAGACGCTATTTAGAGGCGTGACTACGAATCCTCCTCTCTGCCTGAACGTGTTCAAAACTCACGGAGATTACTGGGCAGAATTTGTAGATGGACTTATTGAGAAGAATCCGGAAATAGATAAAGAGAACCTCTTCTGGATGACCTATAAGGAAATAGTTAAAAGAGGCGCCCAGATGTATTTAGGGGTTTTTGAAAAGTCGAATTATAAGTATGGATATATCTCAGCTCAAGTAGATCCCCGGGAGATATACAATGAGGAAAAGATGCTCGAGCAAGCCAAGGAACTGGCCAGCCTCAGTCCTAACGTTATGATTAAGATTCCTGGCTCAAAAGAGGGTTATAAAATTATCAAAGTGTTGACTTCAATGGGAATAGCTACCAATAATACTCTCGCCTTTACCATTCCCCAGTTTTTAGTTTGCGCCAATGCGGTGAAAGAGGGACTGGAGATTGCCAAAAAGAATGGCGTTGACCTCACCAGATGGAGGTCGGTCATAACTGATATGTCAGCAAGGTATGGAGATTTGGGAGGCCTGGCGAAAAAAGCTGAAGAGAAAGGGATTGAGCTTTCTGAGGCAGATGTCCGCTGGGCTGAACTGGCTATATTTAAAAAAGCCTACAAGCTCGTTAAAGAGAGAAACTATCCCAGTAAGATGCTCCTATGCTCCATGCGTATAAGTCCACCGATAAATGGGAAACCGATTGCTTCCTGGCATGTAGAGAAGCTGGCTGGGGCAGATATTGTGTACACCTGTCCGCCAAAATATATTAAAGGACTGATGAAAATTAGTGATAATATTAAGTTTAAAGACTCAATAGAAGAAGAACCGCCCAAAGAGGAGCTGGATAAACTTCTCCAGGTTCCTTATTTTGAGAAAGCCTATGCAGAAGATGGTCTTACACCGGAAGAGTTTAATACTCACGCAGCTGTTCTGGCAACAGCCGAAGAGTTTTCCAATGCTACCAGGGGAATGGTCGATTTCGTTAATCAACGGTTAGAAAAGAAGAAAACAAAATAG
- a CDS encoding dihydrodipicolinate synthase family protein produces MKNHKQNLNGIFLPINTPFLKDESIDWDGLKRNMGFYAKSKARGFLVLGSNGENKSLDEDEKLKILETVLQYKAPHQKVITACFVESTRQALRFINKVESMKIDYFNLLPPFYFRSRMTDEVLAKYFTECAEGSSIPILLYNAPKFSGIALSPELVAKLSQHRNIAGIKDSASSGIEKFIEAVPDDFVVMAGSIGFLFPAVLSGAVGGVISMANYFPDLTHQLYLLGKEKNIEEGEKLHLRLSDLNKKISGAYGVAGVKAAMDLMGLVGGLPRKPLLGLKETEKEKLRKDLEEAGLLKGDNR; encoded by the coding sequence ATGAAAAACCACAAACAGAATCTAAATGGTATTTTTCTTCCCATAAATACTCCTTTCCTGAAGGATGAGAGTATAGACTGGGATGGTCTTAAACGCAATATGGGCTTTTATGCTAAGTCCAAGGCCAGGGGCTTTTTGGTTTTGGGCAGTAATGGAGAGAACAAGTCTCTCGATGAGGATGAAAAGCTAAAAATACTGGAGACAGTTTTACAGTATAAGGCACCCCACCAGAAAGTGATAACCGCTTGCTTTGTAGAAAGTACCCGGCAGGCGCTCCGGTTTATCAACAAGGTTGAGTCTATGAAAATCGATTACTTTAATCTGCTTCCTCCTTTCTATTTCCGTAGCCGGATGACCGACGAGGTATTGGCAAAATATTTCACTGAATGCGCTGAAGGCTCCTCTATACCCATTTTGCTCTACAATGCGCCAAAGTTTTCTGGGATAGCTCTTTCGCCAGAATTGGTAGCCAAGCTTAGTCAACATAGAAATATAGCGGGGATAAAAGATAGCGCTTCCAGTGGTATCGAGAAGTTTATCGAGGCAGTTCCTGATGATTTTGTAGTGATGGCAGGGAGTATTGGCTTCTTGTTTCCAGCGGTTCTTTCCGGTGCCGTGGGAGGGGTGATTTCCATGGCCAACTATTTTCCAGATTTAACACACCAGCTCTACCTTTTGGGCAAAGAGAAAAATATAGAAGAAGGAGAGAAACTTCATCTCCGTCTTTCCGACCTCAATAAGAAGATTTCTGGTGCATACGGTGTTGCCGGCGTGAAGGCGGCAATGGATTTGATGGGACTTGTGGGCGGGCTTCCCAGAAAGCCTCTTCTGGGACTGAAAGAAACTGAGAAAGAGAAGTTAAGAAAAGACCTTGAGGAGGCAGGACTTTTAAAGGGAGATAACAGATGA